In a single window of the Streptomyces sp. HUAS ZL42 genome:
- a CDS encoding acetolactate synthase catalytic subunit, protein MSDTVADVLAKALARHGVTSIFGQSNPTAFMLAAERIGIRQILYRTENAAGVMADGFARISNRIAVVAAQNGPAATLMVPPMAEALKASIPMLVLVQEVPASARDRNAFQELDHFALFAGVSKWTRRVDDPSRVEDNVDMAMMVATSGRPGPVVLLLPRDVLQAPAATARFTRKRELGGFPLDRPRPEATAVAEAAHLIAQAHSPLVVAGGGVHLSGAVRELTALQRVAHLPVVTTNMGKGAVSELDALSLGVAANVTGRRGPAHHHLSLIQEADVVLLVGTRTNENGTEGWTLTSPNATYIHIDMDPLEVGRNYEALRLVGDARSALGDLADALEACDLTKRQRAAETLRERIAEGRRRRADEIEAAVPFDNHPIAPERLLWELDALLVPDDIVVADASYSSFWVASYLTAKRAGQRFILPRGLAGLGWGLPLGLGVKLATPDARVVAVVGDGGFAHVWSELETAIREDLPLTVIVLNNQLLAAQAHAEMAFFGQTTTGIDFKPVDHAAMAEAVGAAGARITSPDQLEPALKDALASTTVTVLDVVVDPYSYPPVRAWDGNADRISRRPKADQAEPALPHHPKG, encoded by the coding sequence ATGAGTGACACCGTTGCTGACGTACTCGCCAAGGCCCTTGCCCGGCATGGTGTGACATCGATCTTTGGCCAGAGCAACCCGACGGCCTTCATGCTGGCTGCCGAGCGAATAGGGATCCGCCAGATCCTGTACCGCACCGAGAACGCCGCAGGCGTGATGGCTGACGGCTTCGCCCGGATCAGCAATCGGATCGCTGTTGTCGCTGCCCAGAACGGTCCGGCCGCCACGCTCATGGTGCCGCCCATGGCGGAAGCCCTGAAGGCGTCAATCCCGATGCTGGTTCTGGTGCAGGAGGTACCGGCGTCGGCGCGCGACCGTAATGCCTTCCAAGAGCTGGATCACTTCGCGCTCTTCGCCGGAGTTTCCAAGTGGACGCGCCGAGTCGACGACCCCTCGAGAGTCGAGGACAACGTCGACATGGCCATGATGGTCGCCACCAGTGGTCGGCCGGGCCCCGTCGTGCTACTGCTCCCGAGGGACGTCCTGCAGGCGCCGGCAGCAACAGCCCGTTTCACGCGCAAGCGCGAGCTGGGAGGCTTTCCACTCGACCGGCCGCGGCCCGAGGCCACTGCAGTTGCGGAGGCGGCTCACCTCATCGCTCAGGCTCATTCACCTTTGGTAGTCGCAGGTGGCGGAGTGCACCTCTCTGGTGCGGTAAGGGAACTGACCGCACTCCAACGCGTGGCGCACCTCCCCGTCGTGACGACAAACATGGGGAAGGGGGCAGTGAGTGAGCTGGATGCCTTGTCGTTGGGTGTCGCAGCGAATGTAACTGGCCGAAGGGGCCCGGCCCACCACCATCTCTCCCTGATCCAGGAGGCCGACGTCGTCCTGCTGGTCGGGACACGGACCAACGAGAACGGCACGGAGGGGTGGACCCTCACCTCACCCAACGCAACCTACATCCACATCGACATGGATCCGCTGGAAGTCGGCCGCAATTACGAGGCGCTGCGGCTCGTCGGCGACGCAAGATCGGCTCTTGGTGATCTCGCTGACGCGCTGGAGGCGTGCGACCTCACGAAGCGACAGCGCGCAGCAGAGACTCTTCGCGAGCGCATCGCCGAGGGACGCCGGCGCCGCGCCGACGAGATCGAGGCGGCGGTGCCCTTCGACAATCACCCCATTGCTCCGGAAAGGCTTCTGTGGGAGCTGGATGCGTTGCTCGTCCCCGACGACATCGTCGTCGCGGACGCCAGCTACTCCTCGTTCTGGGTAGCGAGCTACCTCACGGCCAAGCGGGCCGGCCAGCGGTTCATCTTGCCCCGTGGTCTGGCAGGGCTGGGGTGGGGTCTACCTCTGGGGCTGGGAGTGAAGCTGGCAACTCCCGACGCCCGCGTGGTTGCCGTCGTCGGCGACGGCGGGTTCGCCCATGTGTGGTCCGAACTGGAGACAGCCATCCGTGAGGACCTCCCCCTGACCGTGATTGTGCTCAACAACCAACTCCTCGCCGCTCAGGCGCACGCAGAGATGGCCTTCTTCGGGCAGACGACCACCGGCATCGATTTCAAGCCGGTTGATCACGCAGCGATGGCGGAGGCGGTCGGGGCTGCCGGAGCCCGCATCACCAGCCCCGATCAGCTGGAGCCTGCACTCAAGGATGCCCTGGCATCCACCACCGTGACCGTGTTGGACGTAGTGGTTGACCCCTACTCATATCCTCCAGTGCGCGCCTGGGACGGAAACGCAGACCGGATCAGCCGGCGACCCAAGGCCGACCAAGCGGAGCCCGCGCTGCCCCACCATCCGAAGGGATGA
- a CDS encoding aldehyde dehydrogenase family protein has product MSETLAADRRTPFLSKPAKLFIDGEFVDAADGRTFTTIDPGTAKPLAEVAEASAEDVNRAVAAARRALEGPWSRLSPSERGRMIHRIGDLLAEHGEEFAELESLDNGKPFSAALGVEVPLAADMFHYMAGAATRLRGATMTPSVPYMPGKEFHAYTLREPVGVVGQIIPWNVPLLMAAWKLAPALAAGNTVVLKPAEQTPLSALRLGELLQEAGLPAGVVNIVPGFGETAGAHLAQHDGIDKIAFTGSTEVGKAVVRASAGNLKRVSLELGGKSPNIIFADADIDAAIEGAALGAFYNQGEVCSAGSRLYVQEAQFDRVVDALASYASAIEVGYGLHPDSQMGPLVSKEHQDRVGAYLELSQECGGEVLAGGKLMEGPGFFVQPSVIARPNTDHRLVREEIFGPVVTALPFQDIDDLADQANDTVYGLAAGIWTTDISKAHRLAKRLKAGTVHVNTYHVFAAETPFGGYKQSGWGREKGDEVLDHYLETKSVIVGL; this is encoded by the coding sequence ATGTCAGAGACGCTGGCGGCCGACCGGCGGACGCCTTTCCTGTCCAAGCCTGCCAAGCTGTTCATCGATGGAGAGTTCGTCGACGCCGCGGACGGACGCACATTCACGACCATCGATCCAGGCACTGCCAAGCCCCTGGCCGAGGTCGCGGAAGCGTCGGCAGAGGATGTGAACCGCGCCGTTGCGGCCGCACGCCGGGCTCTCGAGGGCCCCTGGTCACGTCTGTCGCCGAGCGAGCGTGGCCGAATGATCCATCGCATAGGCGATCTACTGGCCGAGCATGGCGAGGAGTTCGCCGAGCTGGAAAGCCTCGACAACGGCAAGCCCTTCAGCGCCGCCCTCGGCGTCGAGGTGCCCCTTGCGGCCGACATGTTCCATTACATGGCCGGCGCGGCGACGCGGCTACGGGGCGCCACGATGACCCCGTCCGTTCCCTATATGCCGGGCAAGGAGTTTCACGCGTACACCCTGCGGGAGCCTGTCGGCGTCGTGGGACAGATCATCCCTTGGAACGTCCCCCTCCTCATGGCGGCATGGAAGCTCGCGCCGGCGCTCGCGGCCGGGAACACCGTGGTGCTGAAACCTGCCGAACAGACCCCCCTGTCTGCGCTTCGACTGGGGGAGTTGTTGCAGGAAGCGGGGCTCCCCGCCGGGGTCGTCAACATCGTGCCCGGCTTCGGTGAGACAGCCGGCGCTCACCTCGCCCAGCACGACGGAATCGACAAGATCGCTTTCACGGGCTCGACCGAGGTCGGCAAGGCGGTCGTCCGCGCATCAGCCGGCAACTTGAAGCGGGTCTCGTTGGAGCTCGGCGGGAAGTCGCCGAACATCATCTTTGCCGACGCAGACATTGACGCCGCCATCGAGGGCGCCGCCCTGGGCGCGTTCTACAACCAGGGGGAGGTGTGCTCGGCCGGCTCTCGCCTGTACGTACAGGAAGCGCAGTTCGATCGCGTTGTCGATGCGCTGGCCTCCTACGCCTCCGCCATCGAGGTGGGGTACGGCCTGCATCCCGATTCTCAAATGGGACCGCTGGTGTCGAAGGAGCACCAGGACCGCGTCGGTGCGTATCTCGAGCTCAGTCAAGAGTGCGGCGGGGAGGTACTCGCCGGCGGAAAGCTCATGGAGGGCCCCGGCTTCTTCGTGCAGCCCAGCGTGATCGCACGGCCGAACACGGACCACCGACTTGTTCGTGAGGAGATTTTCGGACCTGTCGTAACAGCTCTGCCCTTCCAAGACATCGACGACCTCGCCGATCAGGCGAACGACACGGTCTACGGCCTTGCTGCCGGCATATGGACGACCGACATCTCCAAGGCACACCGCCTGGCGAAACGTCTCAAGGCAGGCACAGTGCACGTCAACACCTACCACGTCTTTGCAGCAGAAACGCCCTTCGGTGGCTACAAGCAGAGCGGATGGGGAAGGGAGAAGGGCGACGAAGTGCTCGATCATTACCTTGAGACGAAGTCAGTGATCGTCGGGCTTTGA
- a CDS encoding alpha/beta fold hydrolase produces the protein MKTADTIRVAGTSLHVDDTGEESLEPVVCLHSLFLDNRMFDSFVEEATGAFRLIRPDFRGQGRSAGTDRDVVTMEQCAGDIAALLDRLEVSRAQLLVSSMGGDVGVRLAAYRPDLVKSMIFLGSSARSEPADKVDAYMTWIDDVVQNGFTGERLEFLVHVMFGESTRASSRMKETVGLWTDRLAQLPPSLRPAMAGVALRGDATGLLPDVRVPTLVISGEECPVRPPEWAEEFANGLPASELVMVPGVGHSPLLERPDLVIPKVLDFLQAQR, from the coding sequence GTGAAAACTGCTGACACGATCCGGGTGGCAGGAACCTCCCTCCACGTGGACGACACCGGCGAGGAGTCCCTGGAGCCGGTCGTCTGTCTCCATTCACTCTTCTTGGACAACCGCATGTTCGACAGCTTCGTCGAAGAGGCGACAGGCGCCTTTCGGCTGATCCGCCCGGACTTCCGCGGCCAGGGCCGAAGCGCCGGGACCGACCGCGACGTGGTCACGATGGAGCAGTGCGCCGGTGACATCGCGGCTCTTCTGGATCGACTGGAGGTTTCCCGGGCCCAGCTGCTGGTCTCCTCCATGGGCGGAGACGTCGGGGTGCGCCTTGCCGCATACCGTCCTGACCTCGTGAAGTCGATGATCTTCCTTGGTTCCTCAGCACGGTCTGAACCGGCCGACAAGGTCGACGCTTACATGACGTGGATCGACGACGTCGTCCAGAACGGCTTCACGGGAGAACGGCTCGAGTTCCTGGTGCATGTCATGTTCGGAGAGTCGACGCGTGCCTCGAGCCGTATGAAGGAGACGGTCGGGCTCTGGACGGATCGCCTGGCCCAGCTTCCCCCCAGCCTGAGGCCGGCCATGGCCGGTGTTGCTTTGCGCGGGGATGCCACGGGCCTGCTGCCTGACGTACGAGTACCGACCTTGGTCATCAGTGGTGAAGAGTGTCCGGTGCGGCCGCCGGAGTGGGCTGAGGAATTCGCGAATGGACTTCCCGCCTCGGAATTGGTGATGGTACCCGGCGTCGGTCACAGCCCTCTGCTGGAACGGCCGGACCTCGTGATCCCGAAGGTACTGGACTTCCTCCAGGCACAGCGCTGA
- a CDS encoding AMP-binding protein, whose amino-acid sequence MSDCDYTIGDALRKAAARWPSRTALVEGIVGSDARTWSYAELLRDSEAVARALLTHFRPGARIAVWSANSPEWVCLEFGAALAGITLVTVNPAYRSAELEFVLRQSRAHGIFVQPQVNSRDLLAMAQTVSEELPELRFVQSLEQWGDFLSSSSAGTPHLPHVGFTDPAQIQYTSGTTGFPKGAVLSHRALAVNGRLYAETIGATPEDVWVNPMPLFHTAGCGLVTLGALQTGGVHVLPGRFDADLMLDLFERHRGTILLSVPTMLIRMLDAQRTSARDLGSWRLATLGGAPVPVELIRRARRDFGVDVGIGYGQTEAAPYITHTVPSDTHPRWMETVGRPLAHVEVKIATQGTGESLPIGELGEICTRSICVMSGYFENPEATSTAIDKDGWLRTGDLGSMDAAGYVRIKGRVKDMIIRGGENIYPREIEDLLFTHESIANVSVVGLPHHEWGEIVAAFVQARPGATLTQDDLISHCTGRIASYKIPQVWEFVADFPQTASGKIQKFALRDHYLSRTDPPPQPDNLHRRGA is encoded by the coding sequence ATCTCCGACTGCGACTACACAATCGGTGACGCCCTTCGGAAGGCCGCTGCCCGCTGGCCTTCTCGGACCGCACTGGTGGAGGGCATCGTCGGAAGTGACGCACGCACCTGGTCCTACGCTGAGCTCCTTCGTGACTCGGAGGCGGTAGCGAGAGCTCTGCTGACCCATTTCCGCCCCGGCGCACGGATTGCTGTCTGGTCAGCCAACTCCCCGGAATGGGTATGCCTGGAGTTCGGAGCGGCGCTGGCGGGCATCACTCTCGTGACCGTCAACCCGGCCTACCGTTCTGCAGAACTTGAATTCGTCCTCCGGCAGTCACGGGCGCATGGAATCTTCGTCCAACCGCAGGTCAACTCACGCGATCTGCTGGCCATGGCACAGACCGTGTCCGAAGAACTGCCCGAGCTTCGATTCGTCCAGTCCCTGGAGCAGTGGGGCGACTTCCTGTCCTCCTCTTCAGCCGGCACCCCCCACCTGCCACACGTCGGTTTCACTGACCCCGCCCAGATCCAGTACACGTCGGGGACTACCGGCTTCCCCAAGGGCGCCGTGCTCTCCCACCGAGCCCTTGCCGTGAACGGTCGCCTGTACGCAGAGACGATCGGAGCGACACCGGAAGACGTATGGGTCAACCCCATGCCGCTGTTCCACACGGCTGGCTGCGGGCTCGTCACCCTGGGCGCATTGCAGACCGGCGGCGTCCACGTGTTGCCGGGTAGGTTCGACGCCGATCTCATGCTGGATCTGTTCGAACGCCACCGCGGGACGATTCTGCTGTCAGTGCCCACCATGCTCATCCGGATGCTGGACGCTCAGCGCACGTCAGCGCGTGACCTCGGATCGTGGAGGCTCGCAACATTGGGTGGCGCTCCTGTGCCGGTCGAGCTCATCCGTCGCGCCCGGCGCGACTTCGGCGTCGACGTTGGGATCGGCTACGGACAGACGGAAGCGGCGCCCTACATCACCCACACCGTCCCGAGTGACACGCATCCGCGGTGGATGGAGACAGTCGGACGGCCCTTGGCGCACGTGGAAGTAAAGATCGCCACGCAGGGTACCGGCGAGTCGCTACCCATCGGTGAACTGGGCGAAATCTGCACGCGGAGCATTTGCGTGATGAGCGGCTACTTCGAGAATCCGGAGGCTACTTCCACGGCCATTGACAAGGACGGCTGGCTGCGCACCGGCGACCTGGGAAGCATGGACGCGGCGGGATACGTGCGCATCAAGGGCCGGGTCAAGGACATGATCATCCGCGGTGGCGAGAACATCTATCCCCGCGAGATCGAGGATCTCCTCTTCACCCACGAATCGATCGCCAACGTGTCGGTCGTAGGCCTGCCGCATCACGAGTGGGGAGAAATCGTCGCTGCATTCGTCCAGGCCCGACCCGGTGCAACCCTCACGCAGGATGACCTGATCAGCCACTGCACAGGGCGGATCGCCAGCTACAAGATCCCCCAGGTCTGGGAATTCGTCGCCGACTTCCCGCAGACAGCGTCCGGGAAGATTCAGAAGTTCGCGCTTCGCGACCACTATCTCAGCCGCACCGACCCGCCACCCCAGCCGGACAACTTGCATCGGAGAGGCGCGTGA
- a CDS encoding SDR family oxidoreductase, giving the protein MKDKTLFITGGSRGIGRAIALRAAAEGANVVIAAKTAEPHPKLPGTIHTVAAEIEAAGGRALPLALDVREEDQVAEAVASAAHHFGGIDVLVNNASAVFLAKAAETPLKRFDLMFDINVRGTFAASQACIPYLERSENGHILTMSPPIDLQPGWFAGRSAYTMSKFAMSMTVLGLAEELRAGSVAVNALWPKTMIYTAASAMFGLDRAGCRSTGIMADAAHAILTRPSTECTGNFFLDEEVLREEGVTDFAKYELVPGTPSEIDLFVTP; this is encoded by the coding sequence ATGAAGGACAAGACGCTCTTCATCACCGGCGGCAGCCGTGGCATCGGCCGTGCCATTGCGCTCAGGGCTGCCGCCGAGGGAGCCAACGTCGTCATCGCAGCCAAGACAGCCGAACCGCACCCAAAGCTCCCCGGGACTATCCACACCGTCGCGGCCGAGATCGAAGCGGCAGGCGGGCGCGCGCTCCCTCTTGCTCTCGATGTGCGCGAAGAGGACCAGGTCGCGGAGGCCGTGGCATCGGCCGCCCACCACTTCGGTGGTATCGATGTGCTGGTGAACAACGCAAGTGCGGTGTTTCTTGCAAAGGCCGCGGAAACGCCACTCAAGCGCTTCGATTTGATGTTCGACATCAACGTGCGAGGAACGTTCGCCGCGTCGCAGGCGTGCATCCCCTACCTCGAACGTTCCGAGAACGGACACATCCTGACCATGTCGCCCCCGATCGATCTGCAACCCGGCTGGTTCGCCGGCCGAAGCGCTTACACCATGTCCAAGTTCGCGATGAGCATGACAGTGCTCGGTTTGGCCGAAGAACTACGAGCCGGCAGCGTGGCCGTCAACGCGCTGTGGCCCAAGACGATGATCTACACTGCCGCATCCGCGATGTTCGGTCTCGATCGTGCGGGCTGCCGTTCGACCGGCATCATGGCCGATGCAGCGCACGCCATCCTCACCCGTCCGAGCACCGAATGCACTGGCAACTTTTTCCTCGATGAGGAGGTACTTCGCGAGGAAGGTGTCACCGACTTTGCGAAGTACGAACTCGTTCCCGGCACGCCGTCTGAAATCGACCTCTTCGTGACGCCCTGA
- a CDS encoding ATP-binding protein — protein sequence MLIASWPLVHGALSAARARRLAAGQLIDWELSSLIDTAQLLISEAVTNAIRHAPGPIRLSLRRYATALRCEVEDASAQTPQRNVVGDDAEGGRGLALLDALADSWGSHQTPGGKSVWFELPLAPHAPAEAELRRTSRGFTVRAREQAGAAYRRSRGCC from the coding sequence GTGCTGATCGCCTCCTGGCCGCTTGTCCATGGGGCTCTCTCGGCCGCCCGGGCGCGGCGACTTGCGGCCGGACAGCTGATCGACTGGGAACTGTCCAGTCTGATCGACACTGCGCAACTACTGATCAGCGAGGCGGTCACCAATGCCATTCGTCACGCTCCGGGCCCGATCCGGCTCAGTCTCCGTAGGTACGCCACCGCTCTGCGGTGTGAAGTCGAGGACGCCAGTGCACAGACGCCACAGCGCAACGTGGTTGGAGACGATGCCGAGGGCGGCCGTGGTCTGGCACTGCTCGACGCGCTCGCCGACTCCTGGGGAAGCCACCAGACCCCGGGCGGCAAGAGCGTCTGGTTTGAGCTTCCGCTGGCCCCGCACGCCCCGGCGGAGGCCGAACTCCGACGGACCAGCCGAGGATTCACGGTGCGTGCTCGCGAGCAGGCAGGGGCCGCATATCGCCGATCTCGCGGGTGTTGCTGA
- a CDS encoding IclR family transcriptional regulator, with the protein MNTRSSKQPPLQTVERALNFLEYVAGRDAPPTVQEVSSELGLNITTCYHLMRTLIGRGYLERRPDLRLTLGASVGALFNGFQRSFNVSEKLSALVDELARKSEETAFFSTLETNNRVILKVLVEGSQPLRVSGLYVGLAGREYIRAAGKAVLAHLSPEQQREMVLKDLGEYTEAQQQDMLAALDREYEVIRRQGWAVDTKSSLGISAIGSPVFDKAGNVYGAVGIVAPTSRISGTHSERVHDVLEAARQATELLGS; encoded by the coding sequence GTGAACACGCGATCAAGTAAGCAGCCTCCGCTCCAGACGGTCGAGCGTGCGCTGAACTTTCTCGAGTACGTTGCTGGACGCGATGCCCCGCCGACGGTTCAGGAGGTGTCCTCTGAGCTGGGCTTGAACATCACGACGTGTTACCACCTGATGCGGACGCTGATCGGTCGTGGATATCTCGAACGACGACCAGACCTCAGGCTGACTCTGGGAGCGAGCGTCGGGGCTCTGTTCAACGGGTTCCAGCGCAGCTTCAACGTCAGTGAGAAGCTGTCTGCTCTCGTGGACGAACTTGCGCGGAAGTCTGAGGAGACGGCGTTCTTCTCCACCTTGGAGACCAATAACCGGGTGATTCTCAAGGTGCTTGTCGAAGGATCGCAGCCGTTGAGGGTCAGTGGTCTGTACGTCGGGCTGGCGGGCAGAGAATACATCCGGGCAGCGGGCAAGGCAGTGCTTGCGCATCTGAGCCCCGAGCAGCAACGCGAGATGGTACTCAAGGACTTGGGGGAATACACGGAGGCCCAGCAACAGGACATGCTTGCCGCTCTGGATCGGGAGTATGAGGTGATTCGCCGTCAGGGCTGGGCGGTGGACACGAAGTCAAGCCTGGGCATCTCGGCCATCGGGTCCCCTGTGTTCGACAAGGCCGGGAACGTGTACGGCGCCGTTGGCATCGTGGCCCCGACATCCAGGATCAGCGGCACGCATTCAGAGCGGGTCCATGATGTTCTGGAGGCGGCCCGTCAGGCGACCGAACTCCTTGGCAGCTGA
- a CDS encoding phosphotriesterase encodes MTKEIHTAVGPIRPEDLGRTLVHEHVFVLGEEYRNNYQTDWDEEQKVREAVRDLRELKSLGIDTILDPTVLGLGRYVPRIQRIAEQIDLNIVVATGLYTFNDVPHQFHYQGPGLMFDRPELLTELFVKDITSGIADTGVRAAFLKCAIDEPGLTPGVERAMRAVGQASVATGAPITVHTHAATQTGLVAQAVLEKEGVDLSKVIVGHSGDSDDLDYLSRLAERGSLLGMDRFGLDPFLPFARRVDVIVELVRRGFAESIVISHDASCFIDFCDPTAKREMLPNWNYRHISEDVIPALLERGLNEHDIDTILVTNPRRYLAG; translated from the coding sequence ATGACGAAAGAGATCCACACTGCCGTCGGCCCGATAAGGCCGGAAGATCTTGGCAGGACGCTCGTTCACGAGCACGTCTTCGTGCTCGGCGAGGAATACCGCAACAACTACCAGACGGACTGGGACGAGGAACAGAAGGTCAGAGAAGCAGTCCGAGACCTGCGCGAGCTCAAGAGCCTGGGGATCGACACAATCCTCGACCCCACGGTCCTCGGCCTGGGCCGCTATGTCCCGCGCATCCAGCGGATCGCGGAACAGATCGACCTCAACATCGTCGTGGCAACCGGGCTTTACACGTTCAACGACGTACCACACCAGTTCCACTATCAGGGCCCGGGCCTCATGTTCGACAGGCCCGAGCTCCTGACAGAGCTCTTCGTCAAGGACATCACCTCCGGCATCGCCGACACCGGCGTCCGCGCGGCATTCCTCAAGTGCGCCATAGACGAGCCGGGGCTGACACCGGGAGTCGAACGCGCCATGCGTGCGGTTGGGCAGGCGAGCGTCGCGACCGGAGCCCCGATCACCGTGCACACGCATGCGGCAACCCAAACCGGCCTGGTGGCGCAAGCCGTACTGGAGAAGGAAGGCGTCGACCTGTCGAAGGTAATCGTCGGTCATTCCGGGGATTCCGACGACCTCGACTACCTCAGCCGACTGGCGGAACGCGGCTCCCTGCTGGGCATGGACCGGTTCGGCCTCGACCCGTTCCTGCCCTTCGCCCGACGCGTCGACGTCATCGTCGAACTCGTGCGTCGCGGCTTCGCCGAAAGCATCGTGATCTCCCACGATGCCTCCTGCTTCATCGACTTCTGCGATCCCACAGCCAAACGGGAGATGCTGCCCAACTGGAACTACCGCCACATCAGCGAAGACGTCATCCCCGCCCTCCTGGAACGAGGACTGAACGAACACGACATCGACACCATCCTCGTCACGAACCCCCGGCGCTACCTGGCTGGCTGA
- a CDS encoding RidA family protein → MAITLVNPAGLPKIDVYRQVSVGTGSKLVFIAGQVAFDADGATVGEGDLAAQVEQSYLNIGTALAEVGASFEDVAKLTVYVVDWTPEKMPLFLEGVARASTKLGVTPLAPGTLIGVAALASPDYLVEVEAAAIID, encoded by the coding sequence ATGGCCATCACTCTGGTGAACCCGGCAGGACTTCCGAAGATCGATGTATACCGGCAGGTCTCGGTTGGAACTGGCTCGAAGCTGGTCTTCATCGCAGGGCAGGTCGCCTTCGATGCCGACGGAGCCACTGTCGGCGAGGGCGATCTCGCCGCACAGGTTGAGCAGAGTTACCTCAACATCGGCACCGCCCTGGCCGAGGTCGGCGCTTCCTTCGAGGACGTGGCCAAGCTGACCGTCTACGTCGTCGACTGGACCCCTGAGAAGATGCCCCTGTTCCTCGAAGGAGTCGCCCGGGCGTCCACGAAGCTCGGGGTTACCCCACTCGCTCCTGGCACACTGATCGGCGTCGCAGCGCTGGCCTCGCCCGACTATCTGGTCGAGGTGGAAGCCGCCGCGATCATCGACTGA